A genome region from Deinococcus arcticus includes the following:
- a CDS encoding eCIS core domain-containing protein, whose protein sequence is MRHQAEQVEGQALDTRQYAQFTALQRQVANTLVQGFRSDRGPAQARYDIYGEHLATLQRHAISAPVSRVVLGLVPAGERLALQRAVDTAVQRHEAEAGGAATAAQQQTLQRQLAELDAEATQPVLQRIQARRGSGNPLPEAIQRHLEQGLNHDLSRVRIHDDAEADRLAKGVNALAFTTGSDIFFQSGKFNPNSQSGLELLAHEATHTVQQSQGRVGTGIDPDAGLEAEARTMGAKLAAAPMPQKARPVQRQVASPAPATAVQRWGLGDLKKLAGSARDKLKSAVGTVQKAAQQRIQKTVKRVQKAAAPAITAAREAASQTLKQAQTLRNRVRTQIKAAGETAREYGRKTLQTVKGKAQQAVQSARAKAAQLRVRAHQLAFRAASTVAQVQTKLKDKARTISGTLRQAASTAALNLRDKATAARTKLKTAATGLLNNVKTRAQNAWTQAKAAGQQVRQRLTAAAASAKTRIAALAKTATTKAQSLKRRIGAKATRAIRTAKGGLGKFLKNRPATALLLGTGAAFTAFQAIKKGGVKGLWNAAKGKASEAWKWATSTEGKATLARLAVTVGVTVGAAALTGLTGGLAAPLLIMAAGGAAGGALGRLAQNKVLLGDKKYQGKMSLMQGVLDPKAMAFDAALGVVMGPGAALAGGLVKGAAGNLGRYALSPMGKGLAQGARRLVAGRSTVVTGRAASAAGAPARLTNRALTDRARLVWKNMKQYNTKLARETWADMQQSLYGSAGIAGRATKETKQLLGGRKALKAKRFDAAHRAVDAMLPRQVTQLAASLKLPTHFSQDKLRKLLAQRLVQTNHRVVARPIAQQALAASRKQSWADLKRAAIGAPRRRGETAGRRVLRGIGSLLAIGPRATYRTILEKDAGWSKAIQSGAGTGHMIASITSEAAKGAVLAAKTEMVKPDGQQQPIKPLKIGLEAYLNSLGFNPDYLNEKMIGAGLTDAGKGLNTSIGAGGMNDPVQLEDGPQVGAP, encoded by the coding sequence ATGCGCCACCAGGCCGAGCAGGTCGAAGGCCAAGCGTTAGATACGCGGCAATACGCCCAGTTCACCGCCCTCCAGCGGCAAGTGGCCAATACCTTGGTCCAAGGCTTCCGTTCAGATCGCGGCCCCGCCCAAGCCCGGTATGACATTTACGGCGAGCATCTAGCGACGCTGCAACGGCATGCGATCAGTGCCCCCGTGAGTCGCGTGGTGCTGGGCCTGGTGCCCGCTGGGGAACGGCTGGCACTTCAACGAGCCGTGGATACAGCCGTGCAACGCCATGAAGCCGAGGCAGGTGGAGCTGCCACCGCTGCCCAACAACAGACCTTGCAGCGGCAGTTGGCCGAACTGGACGCGGAAGCCACGCAACCCGTCTTGCAGCGCATTCAAGCCAGACGGGGCAGCGGTAATCCCTTGCCTGAAGCCATTCAACGGCACCTCGAACAAGGCTTGAACCACGACCTCTCCCGGGTGCGCATCCACGATGATGCGGAAGCGGACAGGCTGGCCAAGGGCGTCAATGCCCTGGCCTTTACGACGGGCAGTGACATCTTTTTCCAGAGTGGAAAGTTCAATCCCAACAGCCAGAGTGGGCTGGAACTGCTGGCCCACGAAGCCACCCATACCGTGCAACAGTCCCAAGGGCGCGTGGGCACCGGGATCGACCCCGATGCTGGCCTTGAAGCTGAAGCCCGGACGATGGGCGCCAAGTTGGCCGCCGCCCCCATGCCTCAGAAGGCGCGCCCGGTGCAGCGTCAGGTGGCTTCCCCGGCCCCCGCAACCGCTGTACAACGCTGGGGCCTGGGCGACCTGAAAAAGCTGGCCGGCTCTGCCCGGGACAAACTGAAGAGTGCGGTCGGCACCGTGCAGAAAGCCGCCCAGCAGCGGATTCAGAAAACCGTGAAGCGCGTGCAGAAGGCAGCGGCGCCGGCGATCACGGCAGCGCGCGAGGCAGCCAGTCAAACCCTGAAGCAGGCCCAGACGCTTCGCAACAGGGTGCGCACCCAGATCAAGGCGGCAGGCGAGACCGCGCGCGAGTACGGTCGCAAAACCCTGCAAACAGTCAAAGGCAAAGCGCAGCAGGCGGTACAGAGTGCCAGAGCCAAGGCCGCGCAGCTGCGTGTCCGGGCCCACCAGCTGGCCTTCCGGGCTGCTTCCACAGTCGCGCAGGTGCAGACAAAGCTGAAAGACAAGGCGAGGACGATCTCGGGAACGCTGCGGCAAGCGGCGTCGACAGCGGCGCTCAACCTGCGGGACAAGGCCACAGCGGCCCGCACCAAGCTCAAGACAGCTGCCACAGGGCTGCTAAACAACGTCAAGACCCGTGCCCAGAACGCCTGGACGCAGGCCAAAGCGGCCGGGCAGCAGGTCCGCCAACGTCTGACCGCAGCGGCAGCAAGCGCGAAAACCAGGATTGCCGCGCTGGCCAAGACCGCCACCACCAAGGCCCAAAGCTTGAAACGCCGGATTGGCGCCAAAGCCACCCGCGCGATACGAACGGCCAAGGGTGGGCTGGGCAAATTCCTGAAAAACCGCCCCGCCACCGCATTGCTGCTGGGCACGGGCGCTGCGTTTACCGCTTTTCAGGCCATTAAGAAGGGCGGCGTGAAGGGCCTCTGGAATGCCGCCAAAGGCAAGGCCTCCGAAGCGTGGAAATGGGCCACCTCCACCGAGGGCAAGGCCACCCTGGCGCGTCTGGCCGTGACCGTGGGAGTCACCGTAGGCGCAGCGGCCCTCACGGGCCTGACTGGGGGCCTGGCCGCACCGCTGCTGATCATGGCGGCGGGCGGCGCGGCAGGGGGAGCCCTGGGCCGCCTTGCTCAGAACAAAGTCCTGCTGGGAGACAAGAAGTACCAGGGCAAGATGAGCCTGATGCAGGGGGTGCTGGATCCCAAGGCGATGGCTTTTGACGCTGCGCTGGGCGTGGTGATGGGTCCGGGCGCCGCACTGGCTGGTGGGCTGGTCAAAGGCGCCGCTGGCAACCTGGGCCGCTACGCACTGAGCCCTATGGGCAAGGGGCTGGCTCAGGGGGCACGGCGCCTGGTTGCTGGACGTTCAACAGTCGTCACTGGCCGTGCCGCGAGTGCAGCTGGGGCCCCTGCCAGATTGACCAACAGGGCTCTGACAGATCGTGCTCGTCTGGTCTGGAAAAACATGAAGCAATACAACACCAAGCTGGCCCGGGAGACCTGGGCAGATATGCAGCAAAGTCTGTATGGGAGCGCAGGCATCGCCGGACGTGCCACGAAGGAGACGAAGCAACTTCTCGGCGGTCGCAAAGCGCTGAAGGCCAAGCGATTCGATGCTGCCCATAGAGCGGTGGATGCCATGCTGCCCCGGCAGGTCACCCAGTTGGCCGCCTCCCTCAAACTCCCCACCCACTTCAGCCAGGACAAACTAAGGAAACTGCTGGCGCAGCGACTGGTGCAGACCAATCACCGGGTTGTGGCGCGGCCCATTGCTCAGCAGGCTCTGGCAGCGTCCCGCAAGCAATCCTGGGCTGACCTGAAGCGTGCCGCTATCGGGGCACCTCGCCGGAGAGGAGAAACGGCAGGCCGTCGCGTGCTGCGGGGGATAGGAAGCCTCTTGGCCATCGGACCTCGCGCCACCTACCGCACCATTCTGGAAAAAGATGCTGGATGGAGCAAAGCCATTCAGTCGGGGGCAGGAACGGGCCACATGATTGCTTCAATCACCAGTGAGGCTGCGAAAGGCGCCGTGCTGGCGGCCAAGACCGAAATGGTCAAGCCGGATGGCCAGCAGCAGCCGATCAAACCACTCAAAATCGGCTTGGAGGCTTACCTCAACTCCCTAGGCTTTAATCCTGACTACCTGAACGAAAAGATGATCGGTGCAGGGCTGACTGACGCCGGGAAAGGGCTGAACACCAGTATTGGCGCAGGCGGTATGAACGATCCGGTGCAGCTTGAAGACGGGCCACAGGTAGGGGCACCGTAA
- the tsaE gene encoding tRNA (adenosine(37)-N6)-threonylcarbamoyltransferase complex ATPase subunit type 1 TsaE translates to MAGHRAAVTLPLAVGAARVLRGLTEQQAFGACWTALSPGSVLFLEGELGAGKTSFSQGLVAALGFAGAVTSPTYALMNLYPTPAGPVLHVDAYRVRDVAELYEMDLDEQVQASRLSLIEWGEGLYADYPAAPVLRLEHMNDPETRQVTRIR, encoded by the coding sequence GTGGCTGGACACCGGGCTGCCGTGACCCTGCCCCTGGCGGTGGGCGCGGCGCGGGTGCTGCGCGGCCTGACCGAGCAGCAGGCGTTCGGCGCCTGTTGGACCGCTCTGTCGCCCGGTAGCGTGCTCTTTCTGGAAGGCGAACTGGGCGCCGGCAAAACCAGCTTCTCGCAGGGCCTGGTGGCGGCCCTGGGCTTTGCCGGCGCCGTGACCAGCCCCACCTACGCCCTGATGAACCTCTACCCCACCCCGGCCGGGCCAGTGCTGCATGTGGACGCCTACCGCGTGCGCGACGTGGCCGAACTGTACGAGATGGACCTGGACGAACAGGTGCAGGCCAGTCGCCTGAGCCTGATTGAGTGGGGCGAAGGGCTGTATGCCGATTACCCGGCCGCCCCGGTGCTGCGCCTGGAGCACATGAACGATCCCGAAACGCGGCAGGTGACCCGGATCCGCTAA
- a CDS encoding roadblock/LC7 domain-containing protein translates to MTNAVYTMIVRALSGVVSDRAAETMLRSVLREQGLAAETVTAQDMQKVLSGPLLARLSTVLPPARARKELLNLSGQLEAQYPKAPTLFTQNVPLATWDEPQTDTTFDDLGLSADDFEFDDPEYGALPTTRTYDLARAEDQDALIQTLGRFSGVQGIMVCRASGEVLRVKAVRDPAGLGGVVAASAMLFQKRALRLLSADLGGQTVCVCPLGGYCVAVVATSQANVGRLIVELQQLRVAA, encoded by the coding sequence ATGACGAACGCTGTGTACACCATGATTGTCCGCGCCTTGTCGGGCGTCGTCTCTGATCGTGCGGCCGAGACCATGCTGCGCTCGGTGCTGCGCGAGCAGGGGCTCGCAGCTGAAACCGTAACGGCGCAGGACATGCAGAAGGTGCTGTCCGGTCCGCTGCTCGCGCGCCTGAGCACCGTGCTGCCACCGGCCCGCGCCCGCAAGGAACTGCTGAACCTGTCGGGGCAACTGGAAGCGCAGTACCCCAAGGCCCCCACGCTGTTTACCCAGAATGTGCCGCTGGCCACCTGGGACGAGCCGCAGACCGACACCACCTTCGACGATCTGGGCCTGAGTGCCGACGACTTCGAGTTCGATGACCCCGAATACGGCGCCCTGCCCACCACCCGCACCTACGACTTGGCGCGGGCAGAAGATCAGGACGCCCTGATTCAGACCCTGGGCCGCTTCAGTGGCGTGCAGGGGATCATGGTCTGCCGCGCCAGCGGGGAAGTGCTGCGGGTCAAGGCGGTGCGCGATCCGGCGGGCCTGGGCGGCGTGGTGGCCGCCAGCGCCATGCTGTTTCAGAAACGCGCCCTGCGGCTGCTCTCGGCAGACCTGGGGGGCCAGACGGTCTGTGTGTGCCCGCTGGGCGGCTACTGTGTGGCGGTGGTGGCGACCTCGCAGGCCAACGTGGGGCGCCTGATCGTGGAACTGCAGCAGCTGCGGGTGGCGGCGTGA
- a CDS encoding magnesium transporter CorA family protein — protein MIQARQLSTGEPLAWAGETQDVWVDVQGVTPEEVARLRAAFPINRLALEDVLERGHWSRAEVYPEHAFITVRSYARPEEGDEFTERLSILIFGQAVVTMSTAGTQALAAVWPLVGRESVNTPQEVAYELLDHTAETFFTVADALEGRADVLEERIFQGQRNPVEEVFAMKHLITQARRLTSEAREATALLGRHAGGTPGDLVRYRDVQDSFSRASGQLDSLRDLLTSLLDLHLGLQGQRMNEVMRTLTAVSVIFLPLTFLAGVWGMNFEYMPELKSPYGYLLAWSSFLLIGGVLAAFFKRRGWW, from the coding sequence ATGATTCAGGCGCGGCAACTCAGTACCGGCGAGCCCCTGGCGTGGGCCGGGGAAACCCAGGATGTCTGGGTGGACGTGCAGGGGGTGACTCCGGAAGAAGTCGCGCGCCTGCGCGCCGCTTTTCCCATCAACCGGCTGGCCCTGGAAGATGTGCTGGAACGCGGCCACTGGAGCCGCGCCGAGGTGTATCCCGAGCACGCCTTTATTACCGTGCGTTCCTACGCCCGCCCCGAGGAGGGTGACGAATTCACCGAGCGCCTGAGCATCCTGATTTTCGGGCAGGCTGTGGTGACCATGAGCACCGCTGGCACGCAGGCGCTGGCTGCCGTGTGGCCCCTGGTCGGGCGCGAGAGCGTGAACACCCCCCAGGAGGTGGCCTATGAGCTGCTGGATCACACCGCCGAGACCTTCTTCACGGTGGCCGACGCACTGGAAGGGCGCGCCGACGTGCTGGAAGAACGCATTTTTCAGGGGCAGCGCAACCCGGTAGAAGAGGTCTTTGCCATGAAGCACCTGATCACCCAGGCGCGGCGCCTGACCTCGGAGGCGCGCGAGGCCACAGCGCTGTTAGGGCGCCACGCGGGCGGCACACCCGGCGACCTTGTGCGCTACCGCGACGTACAGGATTCGTTCAGCCGCGCCAGCGGGCAGCTGGACAGCCTGCGCGACCTGCTGACCAGCCTGCTGGACCTGCACCTGGGCCTGCAGGGCCAGCGCATGAACGAGGTAATGCGCACCCTGACCGCCGTGAGCGTGATTTTCCTGCCGTTGACCTTTCTGGCTGGCGTGTGGGGCATGAATTTTGAATACATGCCCGAACTGAAAAGCCCCTACGGCTACCTGCTGGCCTGGAGCAGCTTTCTGCTCATCGGCGGCGTGCTGGCGGCTTTTTTCAAACGCCGGGGGTGGTGGTAA
- the xseA gene encoding exodeoxyribonuclease VII large subunit translates to MTRRRKAESRPPEQFLELSELLAYVGQVIARGLPGAVWVRAEIAAVTDRRHLYLDLVQSGEEGEVARCRATVWARERFALDAKFRRATGGGLTAGLKVLLFGEATFHEQYGFALNVLDIAPEFTLGDAALRLAEGRETLVREGVYSLNRQLALPTDFWRFAVLSPREAAGLGDFRREIDPLERAGVVRPVYLEATFQGPGAAASLRRGVQAALELHGAEPLDALVVIRGGGAVTDLAWLNDLPFARALATFPAPVVTGLGHARDDTLPDEVACARTDTPSKAAALIVRAVVAAAAQAQEDARTIRAHAAGVLVDAEAGAHWTLDRARRAAAQQVEAAAASVDALMKQALGLTPARTLGRGYALVRAEGGQPITRAAQVQAGQLLTLEFSDGVAGVRADG, encoded by the coding sequence GTGACCCGGCGCCGCAAGGCCGAGTCCCGCCCTCCCGAACAGTTTCTGGAACTCTCGGAACTGCTGGCCTACGTGGGGCAGGTGATTGCGCGCGGGCTGCCCGGCGCGGTGTGGGTGCGCGCCGAGATTGCCGCCGTGACCGACCGGCGCCACCTCTACCTGGACCTCGTGCAAAGCGGCGAGGAGGGCGAGGTGGCCCGCTGCCGCGCCACCGTGTGGGCCCGGGAGCGCTTTGCCCTAGACGCCAAGTTCCGCCGCGCCACGGGCGGGGGTCTGACGGCGGGCCTGAAGGTGCTGCTGTTTGGCGAGGCCACCTTCCACGAGCAGTACGGCTTTGCGCTGAACGTACTGGACATTGCCCCCGAATTCACCCTGGGTGACGCGGCGCTGCGACTGGCCGAGGGCCGCGAAACCCTGGTGCGCGAGGGCGTGTACAGCCTGAACCGCCAGCTGGCGCTGCCCACAGACTTCTGGCGCTTTGCGGTGCTCTCCCCGCGCGAGGCCGCCGGGCTGGGCGATTTCCGGCGCGAGATTGATCCGCTGGAGCGGGCCGGGGTGGTCCGCCCGGTGTATCTGGAAGCCACCTTTCAGGGCCCCGGCGCCGCCGCCAGCCTGCGCCGGGGGGTGCAGGCGGCCCTGGAATTGCACGGGGCCGAACCGCTGGACGCCCTGGTGGTGATCCGGGGCGGCGGCGCCGTCACCGATCTGGCGTGGCTGAACGACCTGCCGTTTGCCCGCGCCCTGGCCACCTTTCCTGCGCCGGTGGTCACCGGGCTGGGCCACGCGCGCGACGACACCCTGCCCGACGAGGTGGCCTGCGCGCGCACCGACACGCCCAGCAAGGCGGCGGCCCTGATCGTTCGCGCGGTGGTGGCCGCCGCCGCCCAGGCCCAGGAGGACGCGCGCACCATCCGCGCCCACGCCGCCGGGGTGCTGGTGGACGCCGAGGCCGGCGCGCACTGGACCCTGGACCGCGCCCGCCGGGCCGCCGCGCAGCAGGTGGAAGCGGCGGCGGCCAGCGTAGACGCCCTGATGAAGCAGGCCCTGGGCCTGACCCCGGCGCGCACCCTGGGCCGGGGCTACGCCCTGGTGCGCGCCGAGGGCGGGCAGCCCATCACCCGCGCCGCGCAGGTACAGGCCGGGCAGCTCCTGACACTGGAATTCAGCGATGGCGTGGCCGGAGTCAGGGCCGACGGGTAA
- a CDS encoding sulfurtransferase: MTPLPTPLVPTDWLMAHLHDPQVRVLDCRYALSDPLLGRLAYLQGHIPGATYADLETDLSGLVQADGSGGRHPLPGPEALAGWLGAAGIGNDTAVVCYDDPGTGQGFYAARAWWLLRWLGHTQVAVLDGGWPAWVEASGAVTLSEPEHSPVPFLPHVQADLVASAADVRARPAGTLLLDARAPARYRGDAEPIDARAGHIPGAVNREWSGALDERGYWRPAGEQEARLATGGQPTITYCGSGVSATPNLLARELAGVPLGPANRLYAGSWSDWISDPGRPVATGEERSR, encoded by the coding sequence ATGACGCCGCTGCCCACGCCCCTGGTCCCCACCGACTGGCTGATGGCCCATCTGCATGACCCCCAGGTGCGTGTGCTGGACTGCCGCTACGCACTGAGCGATCCGCTGCTGGGGCGGCTGGCTTACCTGCAGGGCCACATTCCAGGCGCCACCTACGCCGACCTGGAAACCGACCTGAGCGGGCTAGTGCAGGCCGACGGAAGCGGTGGCCGCCATCCCCTGCCCGGCCCCGAGGCGCTGGCCGGGTGGCTGGGGGCGGCAGGGATTGGCAACGACACGGCCGTGGTCTGTTACGACGACCCGGGCACCGGCCAGGGCTTCTACGCCGCGCGGGCTTGGTGGCTGCTGCGCTGGCTGGGGCACACACAGGTGGCGGTGCTGGACGGCGGCTGGCCCGCCTGGGTGGAGGCCAGCGGCGCTGTAACCCTGAGCGAACCTGAGCATTCCCCCGTTCCCTTCCTGCCCCACGTTCAGGCCGACCTCGTGGCCAGTGCCGCCGACGTGCGGGCGCGGCCAGCCGGAACCCTGCTCCTGGACGCCCGCGCCCCGGCCCGCTACCGGGGCGACGCAGAACCCATTGATGCCAGGGCCGGGCACATTCCGGGCGCCGTGAACCGCGAGTGGAGTGGCGCCCTGGATGAACGCGGATACTGGCGCCCGGCCGGGGAACAGGAGGCGCGGCTGGCGACAGGCGGGCAGCCCACCATTACCTACTGCGGCAGCGGCGTGAGTGCCACGCCCAACCTGCTGGCCCGCGAACTGGCCGGCGTACCGCTGGGCCCCGCTAACCGCCTGTACGCCGGGTCCTGGAGCGACTGGATCAGCGACCCCGGACGGCCAGTGGCCACGGGTGAGGAAAGAAGTCGTTGA
- the der gene encoding ribosome biogenesis GTPase Der has protein sequence MHKVAIVGRPNVGKSSLFNRLIGRREAVVADFPGVTRDAKEGLMLYHNHRITLIDTGGLWSGDEWEAAIREKAEWAMEGAQAVIFVLDPREGLSAADYEVAEWLRRLGKPVILVANKIDSPKHEVYMAELWGLGFGEPIAISAEHARGLDDLLDRVLTHLPEDDEDVPEVAPIRISLIGRPNVGKSSLLNAITQSERAIVADQPGTTRDSLDVEWDYGGQRFVLVDTAGIRKKPDTAIEDYAIQRSQAAIERSDLIWLVVNAGDLGDHELKLANLAYDSGKPVIVVVNKWDLVPDDELKRTEKDLNQKLHHISYAPRVYTSALNEYGIHDMLAEAMKLHEKWQSRIPTSELNRWLEVWQMRQAVPNFHGKKLKMYFMTQVETAPPTFAIFCNRADFVTRAYEGFLQNRIREDLQLAGIPVRLKWKEKGPYKKDKKGAEE, from the coding sequence ATGCATAAAGTTGCCATTGTGGGCCGACCCAATGTCGGCAAGTCCAGCCTGTTTAATCGCCTGATTGGCCGCCGTGAAGCCGTGGTGGCCGATTTTCCCGGGGTCACCCGCGACGCCAAGGAAGGGCTGATGCTCTACCACAACCACCGCATCACCCTGATTGACACGGGCGGGCTGTGGAGCGGGGACGAGTGGGAAGCGGCCATCCGGGAAAAGGCCGAGTGGGCCATGGAAGGCGCACAGGCCGTGATTTTCGTGCTGGACCCCCGCGAGGGGCTCTCGGCGGCCGACTACGAGGTGGCCGAGTGGCTGCGCCGCCTGGGCAAGCCCGTGATTCTGGTCGCCAACAAGATTGACAGCCCCAAGCACGAGGTCTATATGGCCGAGCTGTGGGGCCTGGGCTTCGGGGAGCCCATTGCCATCAGCGCCGAGCACGCGCGCGGCCTGGACGACCTGCTGGACCGGGTGCTGACCCACCTGCCCGAGGATGATGAGGACGTGCCGGAAGTGGCGCCCATCCGCATCTCGCTGATTGGCCGCCCCAATGTGGGCAAAAGCAGCCTGCTCAACGCCATCACCCAGAGCGAGCGCGCCATTGTGGCCGACCAGCCGGGCACCACCCGCGACAGCCTGGACGTGGAGTGGGATTACGGCGGTCAGCGCTTCGTGCTGGTGGACACGGCGGGCATTCGCAAGAAGCCCGATACCGCCATTGAGGACTACGCCATTCAGCGCTCGCAGGCGGCCATCGAACGCAGCGACCTGATCTGGCTGGTGGTGAACGCGGGGGACCTGGGCGACCACGAGCTCAAGCTGGCCAATCTGGCCTACGACAGCGGCAAACCGGTGATCGTGGTGGTGAACAAGTGGGACCTCGTGCCTGACGATGAACTCAAGCGCACGGAAAAGGACCTGAACCAGAAGCTGCACCATATTTCCTACGCGCCGCGCGTGTACACCAGCGCGCTGAACGAATACGGCATTCACGACATGCTGGCCGAGGCCATGAAGCTGCACGAGAAGTGGCAAAGCCGCATTCCCACCAGCGAACTCAACCGCTGGCTGGAAGTCTGGCAGATGCGCCAGGCCGTGCCCAACTTTCACGGCAAGAAGCTGAAAATGTACTTCATGACGCAGGTGGAAACGGCGCCGCCCACCTTCGCTATTTTTTGCAACCGCGCCGATTTTGTGACGCGGGCCTACGAGGGCTTCCTGCAAAACCGCATCCGCGAGGATTTGCAGCTGGCCGGCATTCCGGTGCGCCTGAAGTGGAAGGAAAAGGGCCCCTACAAGAAGGACAAGAAGGGCGCCGAAGAGTAG
- a CDS encoding peroxiredoxin produces the protein MTNLHALPADLPAPVDDGACDHLPGQRVPALRLPGTDGQTYDLSALPGRTVLYLYPKTGRPDGAVPEGWDQIPGARGCTPQSCAFRDHHAELQAAGARVFGLSVQPTAYQQEAAERLHLPFALLSDADRHWSRALKLPTFEAGGETLLRRTTLILRGGVVEHVFFPVFPPDRNAADVLAWLAAHS, from the coding sequence ATGACCAACCTGCACGCCCTTCCCGCCGACCTGCCCGCTCCGGTCGACGACGGCGCCTGCGACCACCTGCCGGGGCAGCGGGTGCCGGCTCTGCGCCTGCCCGGCACCGATGGCCAGACGTACGACCTCTCGGCGCTGCCCGGCCGCACGGTGCTGTACCTCTACCCCAAAACGGGCCGCCCGGATGGAGCCGTGCCGGAGGGCTGGGACCAGATTCCCGGTGCCCGGGGCTGCACCCCGCAAAGCTGCGCCTTTCGCGACCACCACGCGGAACTTCAGGCGGCGGGGGCGCGGGTCTTCGGCCTGAGTGTGCAGCCCACCGCCTATCAGCAGGAGGCGGCCGAGCGCCTCCACCTGCCCTTTGCCCTGCTGTCGGACGCCGACCGGCACTGGAGCCGCGCCCTGAAGCTCCCCACCTTCGAGGCCGGCGGCGAAACGCTGCTGCGCCGCACCACCCTGATCCTGCGCGGCGGCGTGGTGGAACATGTCTTTTTCCCCGTCTTCCCCCCGGACCGCAACGCCGCCGACGTGCTGGCGTGGCTGGCCGCCCACTCTTAA